The Pirellulimonas nuda genome includes a region encoding these proteins:
- a CDS encoding chemotaxis protein CheB, which translates to MQATPQPRSDDLAAAAAVASPRTEPEPADPACFHVVAIGASAGGLESLEKFFRDMPLDSGMAFVVLQHLSPDFRSLMDELLARQTKIRICKAEDDMAVEPNTIYLNPPRKNMIVSGGNLYLSDLDPNESLALPIDQFFRSLASDYRRQAIAVVLSGTGSDGSRGVRDVYEAGGLVLAETEETAKFDGMPRSAQETGCVHLALPPDAMPEALVSYVNQSLSPQDFADQVFVPPRLGGMERIFRLIRDAYGIDFSFYKPNTVVRRVERRVSLMHSGSIDAYVRQVESDPEELNALYRDLLIGVTRFFRDRDAFDYLKEEVFPELIQGKASGEELRVWVAGCASGEEAYSIAILVEEAMRDAGKSLEVKLFATDIHPTSLEVAAAGVYPSESFTQVSTERLERYFQPVSGGRFQVRTALRQMVVFAKHNVFKDAPFTKLDLISCRNLLIYLQPLAQKKALSLFHFGLRPRGILVLGPSESPGDLKDELESCNNRWKVFRKRRDVRLPAEVRLTPLAPREAAPQRTLVPPPPPPPPHRSLLRAYDALLARIASAAYLIDDARNVLHVFGDGQQHLQPRGGRLSLDLLEMVQEDLRPVLGAAIQRVRGGAEPVATTAVKLDSDQGERELSVRVERLHDPTVGQTWMLVTLAGREAPAERGAPADAVPASDFSSARVDDLEVELRYARENLQNTVEELETSNEELQATNEELVASNEELQSTNEELHSVNEELYTVNGEYQNKIAELTELTHDMENLLESTEIGTIFLDRDLAIRKYTGKVAAWFDLVSRDVGRKISAFSNNLGYAGLIEDLGRVLESGQPLEREVRDQSGKWLLLRLHPYRGEGAPAGVVMTLIDISNLKRMEREAARLALVARHTDNAVVITDPAGLTEWVNEGFTRITGFDLQDVLGKKPGEVLQGPESSTDTIRVMRERIQEKKGFNVEIVNYSKHGRSYWLAIEARPMFDDSGEMTGFMAIERDVTDLKRAQARAQEEVARRDEFLAMLSHELRNPLGAIKNGLEVLERSGELDDRKEIEGVLTAQVAQMTRLLDDLLDVSRIRQNKVLIQKRPIDLKRTAEDAIAAVMPLAESRGCPLRVQLSEEPVVVLGDAARLQQVQVNLLTNAIRHSAPGDPVDLLLEMHGDCAVITVQDQGEGISPELQSKVFDLFFQARPGIARSEGGLGVGLSLVRDFVAKHAGTVAVYSEGVGEGTRFVVTLPVHHGVADRAEQHKPIAAQPLRIVIVEDQEANRRMLRRVLELDGHQVWEADSASQGIDAIQEHRPDLALVDIGLPDMPGYEIARRLRRDDHHASLLVALTGYGQASDVETALEAGFDAHLAKPLDLNHLARCLATAHVGRGVAEPTGSE; encoded by the coding sequence ATGCAAGCAACTCCCCAGCCGCGAAGCGACGATCTGGCCGCCGCCGCAGCCGTTGCGTCTCCCCGCACCGAACCCGAGCCCGCGGACCCCGCCTGTTTCCATGTCGTCGCGATCGGCGCCTCGGCCGGGGGGCTGGAGTCGCTCGAAAAGTTCTTCCGCGACATGCCGCTGGATTCGGGGATGGCGTTCGTGGTGCTGCAGCACCTCTCGCCCGACTTCCGCAGCCTGATGGACGAGCTGCTGGCGCGCCAGACCAAGATCCGCATCTGCAAGGCGGAAGACGACATGGCGGTCGAGCCGAACACGATCTACCTGAACCCGCCACGCAAGAACATGATCGTCTCGGGGGGGAACCTCTACTTGAGCGACCTCGACCCGAACGAGTCGCTCGCGCTGCCGATCGACCAGTTCTTCCGCTCCCTGGCCAGCGACTACCGCCGCCAGGCGATCGCGGTGGTCCTCTCCGGAACCGGCAGCGACGGCTCGCGGGGCGTGCGCGACGTGTACGAGGCGGGCGGCCTGGTGCTGGCAGAGACGGAAGAAACCGCCAAGTTCGACGGCATGCCGCGCAGCGCGCAGGAGACCGGCTGCGTCCACCTGGCGCTCCCCCCCGATGCGATGCCCGAGGCGCTGGTGAGCTACGTGAACCAGTCTCTCAGCCCGCAGGACTTCGCCGACCAGGTGTTTGTTCCGCCGCGGCTCGGGGGGATGGAGCGGATCTTCCGGCTGATCCGCGACGCCTACGGCATCGACTTCTCCTTCTACAAACCCAACACGGTGGTGCGACGGGTCGAGAGGCGTGTGTCGCTGATGCACTCCGGCTCGATCGACGCCTACGTCCGCCAAGTCGAGAGCGATCCCGAAGAGCTGAACGCGCTGTACCGCGACCTGCTGATCGGGGTGACGCGTTTCTTCCGAGACCGAGACGCGTTCGACTACCTCAAGGAAGAGGTCTTCCCAGAGCTAATCCAGGGGAAGGCTAGCGGCGAGGAACTGCGGGTGTGGGTGGCGGGCTGCGCATCCGGGGAAGAAGCCTACTCCATCGCGATCCTGGTGGAAGAAGCGATGCGCGACGCCGGCAAGTCGCTGGAAGTGAAGCTGTTCGCCACCGACATCCACCCCACGTCGCTTGAGGTAGCCGCCGCGGGGGTTTACCCCAGCGAGTCGTTCACCCAGGTGAGCACCGAACGACTCGAGCGCTACTTCCAGCCGGTTTCGGGGGGGCGGTTCCAGGTGCGGACCGCGCTGCGGCAGATGGTGGTCTTCGCCAAGCACAACGTGTTCAAGGACGCCCCGTTTACCAAGCTCGACCTGATTAGTTGCCGCAACCTGCTGATCTACCTGCAGCCGCTGGCGCAGAAGAAGGCGCTATCGCTGTTCCACTTCGGCCTGCGGCCGCGGGGTATCTTGGTGCTGGGTCCGAGCGAGAGCCCGGGGGACCTGAAGGACGAACTCGAGTCGTGCAACAACCGCTGGAAGGTATTCCGCAAGCGGCGTGACGTCCGGCTGCCGGCAGAGGTGCGATTGACGCCGCTGGCGCCGCGCGAGGCGGCGCCCCAACGCACGCTCGTCCCGCCCCCTCCGCCCCCCCCGCCGCACCGCAGCCTGTTGCGGGCCTACGACGCGCTGCTGGCGCGGATCGCGTCGGCCGCCTACCTGATCGACGACGCCCGCAACGTGCTGCACGTGTTCGGCGATGGGCAACAGCACCTTCAGCCGCGCGGGGGGCGCCTCTCGCTCGACCTGCTGGAGATGGTGCAGGAAGACCTGCGGCCCGTGCTGGGCGCGGCGATCCAACGCGTGCGCGGCGGCGCCGAGCCGGTGGCCACCACGGCGGTCAAGCTCGACTCCGACCAGGGCGAGAGAGAGCTGAGCGTGCGCGTGGAGCGTCTGCACGACCCGACCGTGGGCCAGACCTGGATGCTTGTGACGCTGGCGGGCCGAGAAGCTCCCGCCGAGCGAGGCGCCCCCGCCGACGCCGTGCCCGCCTCAGACTTTTCCAGCGCGCGGGTAGACGACCTCGAGGTAGAGCTGCGCTACGCACGCGAGAACCTGCAGAACACTGTTGAAGAGCTGGAGACCAGCAACGAAGAGCTCCAGGCGACCAACGAAGAGTTGGTGGCCTCGAACGAAGAGCTGCAGAGCACGAACGAGGAGCTGCACTCGGTCAATGAGGAGCTCTACACCGTCAACGGCGAGTACCAGAACAAGATCGCGGAGCTGACCGAGCTCACGCACGACATGGAGAACCTGCTGGAGAGCACCGAGATCGGCACGATCTTCCTCGACCGCGACCTCGCCATCCGGAAGTACACGGGCAAGGTGGCCGCCTGGTTCGATTTGGTCAGCCGCGACGTCGGCCGGAAGATCTCTGCGTTCTCCAACAACCTCGGGTACGCGGGGCTGATCGAAGACCTCGGCCGCGTGCTGGAGAGCGGCCAACCGCTCGAGCGCGAGGTGCGCGATCAAAGCGGCAAGTGGCTGCTGCTGCGACTCCACCCCTACCGCGGCGAGGGCGCCCCGGCGGGCGTCGTGATGACGCTGATCGATATCTCCAATCTCAAGCGGATGGAGCGCGAGGCGGCCAGGCTGGCCTTGGTGGCCCGCCACACGGACAACGCGGTGGTGATCACCGACCCCGCGGGGCTCACCGAGTGGGTGAACGAAGGCTTCACGCGGATCACCGGATTCGATCTGCAAGACGTGCTGGGCAAGAAGCCCGGAGAGGTGCTCCAGGGGCCCGAGAGCAGCACAGACACGATCCGAGTGATGCGGGAGCGCATCCAAGAGAAGAAGGGCTTTAATGTCGAGATCGTCAATTACTCCAAGCACGGTCGCTCGTATTGGCTAGCCATCGAGGCTCGCCCGATGTTCGACGACTCGGGTGAGATGACCGGCTTCATGGCCATTGAGCGCGACGTTACCGACCTCAAACGGGCCCAGGCCAGGGCGCAAGAAGAGGTCGCCCGTCGCGACGAGTTCTTGGCCATGCTCTCGCACGAGCTGCGCAACCCGCTGGGCGCCATCAAGAACGGGCTTGAGGTGTTGGAGCGGTCCGGCGAGCTAGACGATCGCAAGGAGATCGAAGGGGTGCTGACCGCCCAGGTGGCGCAGATGACCCGCCTGCTGGACGACCTGCTGGACGTCTCTCGCATCCGCCAGAACAAGGTGTTGATCCAGAAACGCCCGATCGACCTGAAACGGACCGCCGAAGACGCCATCGCCGCCGTTATGCCGCTGGCGGAGTCGCGCGGCTGCCCGCTGCGGGTTCAGCTCTCCGAGGAGCCTGTTGTTGTGCTGGGGGACGCGGCGCGGCTTCAGCAGGTGCAGGTCAACCTGCTGACGAACGCCATCCGGCATTCGGCGCCGGGCGATCCGGTGGATCTATTGCTTGAGATGCACGGGGACTGTGCGGTGATCACGGTCCAGGACCAGGGCGAAGGCATCAGCCCGGAGTTGCAGTCCAAGGTGTTCGACCTCTTCTTCCAGGCCCGGCCCGGCATCGCCCGCTCCGAAGGGGGGCTGGGAGTCGGCCTCTCGCTGGTGCGCGACTTCGTGGCCAAGCACGCCGGGACGGTAGCCGTTTACAGCGAAGGGGTCGGGGAGGGGACGCGCTTTGTGGTGACCCTGCCGGTGCACCACGGGGTCGCCGACCGAGCGGAGCAGCACAAGCCGATCGCTGCCCAGCCGCTACGGATTGTGATTGTAGAAGACCAAGAAGCGAACCGGCGGATGCTGCGGCGGGTGCTGGAACTCGACGGGCACCAGGTCTGGGAGGCGGACAGCGCCAGCCAAGGAATCGACGCGATCCAAGAACACCGTCCCGACCTGGCGCTGGTCGACATCGGCCTGCCCGACATGCCCGGTTACGAGATCGCACGACGCTTGCGCCGCGACGACCACCACGCGTCGCTGCTGGTGGCGCTAACCGGTTACGGGCAGGCGTCGGACGTAGAGACGGCCCTTGAGGCCGGTTTCGACGCCCACTTGGCGAAGCCGTTGGATCTGAACCACCTGGCGCGCTGCCTAGCGACGGCGCACGTGGGCCGGGGCGTCGCCGAGCCGACCGGGTCTGAGTAG
- a CDS encoding NADPH-dependent FMN reductase, whose product MPLKIPIILGSVRSERIGIRPARFLMRLAEQRGHEARLVDAMEEFRLPLLDKMYKEYDAGQAPEPLEKLAEIIRKADAVIVVSAEYNHSIPPALSNLLDHFLEEWFFRPSAIVCYSAGPFGGVRAAMQLRAMLAELGMPSIPSLLPLPKAQSMLDAGGRPNGQETADRLARSAGKFFDELEWYAEALRTARQAGTPY is encoded by the coding sequence ATGCCCCTGAAAATCCCGATCATCCTTGGCAGCGTCCGCTCCGAACGGATCGGCATCCGCCCCGCCAGGTTCCTGATGCGGCTAGCCGAACAGCGGGGCCACGAGGCGCGGCTGGTTGACGCGATGGAAGAGTTCCGGCTGCCGCTGCTGGACAAGATGTACAAGGAGTACGATGCCGGCCAGGCGCCCGAACCGCTGGAAAAGCTGGCCGAGATCATCCGCAAGGCCGACGCGGTGATCGTGGTTTCGGCCGAGTACAACCACTCCATCCCCCCCGCCCTGTCGAACCTGCTCGACCACTTTCTCGAAGAGTGGTTCTTCCGCCCCTCGGCGATCGTGTGCTACTCGGCGGGCCCGTTCGGCGGCGTGCGGGCGGCGATGCAGCTACGGGCGATGCTGGCAGAGCTGGGGATGCCGAGCATCCCATCGCTGCTGCCGCTGCCAAAGGCGCAGTCGATGCTCGATGCAGGAGGTCGGCCCAACGGCCAAGAAACGGCCGACCGCTTAGCCCGGAGCGCGGGGAAGTTCTTCGACGAGCTGGAGTGGTACGCCGAGGCGCTGCGCACCGCGCGTCAGGCCGGAACCCCCTACTAG
- a CDS encoding LysR family transcriptional regulator: protein MHLRSLKIFCDTVRLRSFSKAAEENGVSQSSASQVVHQLEERLGVQMIDRSKRPFVLTPEGEHFYDGCRAIVRRYADLVREVTSLHEAVSARLRVASIYSIGLAHMSQYLREFLEANPRADVRMEYLHPDRVYESVESDEADLGLVSYPEPTRMIDTTAWRDEPMVLVCRPDHPLAALPAISLEMLDGKSLVAFQSGLRIREEIDHALDEAGAQVRVALEFDNIETIKRAVEAGDGVALLPEPTVGREVATGDLTKLPLTDGALVRPLGFIHRRDRPLSDTARRLIQLLQSHAADPLADCDRAASGRFSAADLKH, encoded by the coding sequence ATGCACCTCCGCTCGCTGAAAATCTTCTGCGACACCGTCCGACTCCGCAGCTTCTCGAAGGCGGCGGAGGAGAACGGCGTATCTCAGTCGAGCGCTAGCCAGGTGGTGCACCAGCTGGAAGAGCGGCTTGGCGTGCAGATGATCGATCGGTCGAAGCGGCCGTTCGTGCTCACGCCAGAGGGAGAGCACTTCTACGACGGCTGCCGGGCGATCGTCCGCCGCTACGCAGACCTGGTGCGCGAGGTCACGTCGCTTCACGAAGCGGTCAGCGCGCGGCTGCGGGTGGCCTCGATCTACTCCATCGGCCTGGCGCATATGAGCCAGTACCTGCGGGAGTTCCTGGAAGCCAACCCGCGTGCCGACGTGCGGATGGAGTACCTGCACCCCGACCGCGTGTACGAATCGGTAGAGAGCGACGAGGCAGACCTCGGCCTGGTGAGCTACCCAGAACCGACGCGGATGATCGACACCACCGCCTGGCGTGACGAGCCGATGGTGTTGGTGTGCCGGCCCGATCACCCGCTCGCGGCGCTCCCCGCGATTTCGCTGGAGATGCTCGACGGCAAGTCGTTGGTGGCGTTTCAGAGCGGGCTGCGGATCCGCGAAGAGATCGACCACGCATTAGACGAGGCGGGCGCCCAGGTGCGGGTGGCGTTGGAGTTCGACAACATCGAGACCATCAAGCGGGCCGTGGAAGCAGGGGACGGGGTGGCGTTGCTCCCCGAGCCGACGGTGGGCCGCGAGGTGGCCACCGGCGACCTGACCAAGCTGCCGCTGACCGACGGCGCGTTGGTGCGTCCGTTGGGGTTCATCCACCGCCGTGACAGGCCGCTCAGCGACACCGCGCGGCGGCTGATCCAACTCCTCCAATCGCACGCCGCAGACCCGCTGGCGGACTGCGACCGAGCCGCGTCGGGGCGTTTCTCCGCCGCGGACCTGAAACACTAG
- a CDS encoding glutamate synthase-related protein → MTDRTKLFHLPEKRGLYDPAFEHDSCGVGFIAHIKGKPSHQIVVDSEELLRRMDHRGACGCESNTADGSGILTAMPFHFMHEAIRADLGVVPPEPGQYAVGNVFFPQVEAERAKCRAEVERIVAEQGQTLLGWRPTPVRSKEADFGPTAAAGEPVIEQLVIAAADGVRGKEFERQLYVIRKRASNLLRADATLTQRKLFYICSLSTKVIIYKGMLTTDQLFIYYPDLQDASYESHLAMVHSRFATNTFPSWDRAQPCRLMSHNGEINTLRGNKNWMFARQGAMRSEVFGDELAKLFPVVEPDCSDSGTFDNVLEFLVQSGRSLPEAVMMMVPEAWQNHETMYVGKRAFYEYHSALMEPWDGPASIVFTDGRKIGAVLDRNGLRPSRYYLTTDDRVIMASEVGVVDVPPEQIKAKGRLQPGRMFLVDFERGELIADDVLKSDFASRRPYGEWLKEQRIELEDLHPEDAPHRFDADTLLERMQSFGYTAETMAFMLLPLIKAEKDPIGSMGNDSCLAVLSDKPRMLYDYFKQLFAQVTNPPVDSIREEVIMSLECFVGPEQNLLETTAEHAHRMRLPHPILTNEQLDRIKTMDHRGWRSRTIDITWPRSEGKNGMIWALERVCSEAETAIEEGYSMVVLSDRDTAPDRVPLSALLATGAVHHHLVRGSKRTRLGIIVETGEAREVHHHCLLVGYGADAINPYLAFESLWQARRDGLLEGGEPAVAADESGEGMSRVPVAGGGDGQVEDPEKLADLALVAKYRKGVGKGMLKVMAKMGISTLQSYKGAQIFEALGLRDEVIDRCFAGTASRVQGVGFDVLAEEALRRHALGYPAERGRRFKSLPNPGEFHWRAEGERHMWSPEAIANIQVAARTDSREAYDRFSRTINSDSKTRCQLRGLLEFKPEARKPIPIEEVEPASEIVKRFCTGAMSLGSISAEAHESLAIAMNRVGGKSNTGEGGEDPARWTPEPNGDSRRSAIKQVASGRFGVTISYLSSADELQIKIAQGAKPGEGGELPGRKVDAYIAGIRYSTPGVGLISPPPHHDIYSIEDLKQLIHDLKNANRAARVSVKLVSEVGVGTIAAGVTKGFADHIVIAGDGGGTGASPLTSIKHAGLPWELGIAEAHQTLVMNDLRSRVVLQTDGGLKTGRDVVIAAMLGAEEFGFATAPLITLGCIMMRKCHLNTCPVGIATQDPELRKKFAGKPEHVTNYLFMVAEEARTIMAELGFRKLTDMVGRVDVLDASAAIRHWKSDGLDLTGLLTAASTKYAESSSYCTQGQDHALEQSLDLTVLLDLAKPAIEDAKKVREQVKIVNTNRTVGTIVSNEIAKKWGEQGLPDGTLHFKFDGHAGQSFGAFLAHGVTLELEGDSNDYVGKGLSGGRVIVYPPKASTFKAEDQILVGNVCLYGATRGEAYFRGRAAERFCVRNSGAHAVVEGVGDHGLEYMTGGRAVILGPTGRNLAAGMSGGIAYVWDPKGQLLVNCNLGMVLLEKVEDPQDAAELRGMVERHANYTDSPVAKSLLQRWEEALGEFQKVMPVDYKRVLEEQRAQEMAKV, encoded by the coding sequence ATGACGGACCGCACCAAGCTGTTCCACCTCCCCGAGAAGCGCGGTCTCTACGACCCGGCGTTCGAGCACGACTCGTGCGGCGTGGGCTTTATTGCGCACATCAAGGGCAAGCCCAGCCACCAGATCGTGGTCGATTCCGAGGAGCTGCTGCGCCGCATGGACCACCGCGGCGCGTGCGGCTGCGAGTCGAACACGGCGGACGGCTCCGGGATCCTGACGGCGATGCCGTTCCACTTTATGCACGAGGCGATCCGCGCCGACCTGGGGGTCGTTCCCCCCGAGCCGGGGCAGTACGCCGTGGGGAACGTCTTCTTCCCGCAGGTCGAGGCGGAGCGGGCCAAGTGCCGGGCAGAGGTAGAACGGATCGTCGCCGAGCAGGGGCAGACCCTGCTGGGGTGGCGGCCGACCCCGGTGCGCAGCAAAGAGGCGGACTTCGGCCCCACCGCCGCCGCGGGCGAGCCGGTGATCGAGCAACTGGTGATCGCCGCCGCGGACGGCGTGCGCGGCAAGGAGTTCGAGCGCCAGCTCTACGTGATCCGCAAGCGGGCCAGCAACCTGCTGCGCGCCGACGCCACGCTCACGCAGCGCAAGCTGTTCTACATCTGCTCGCTGTCGACCAAGGTGATCATCTACAAGGGGATGCTCACCACCGATCAGCTCTTTATCTACTACCCGGACCTGCAAGACGCGTCGTACGAGAGCCACCTTGCGATGGTGCACTCGCGGTTCGCCACCAACACCTTCCCGTCCTGGGACCGCGCGCAGCCCTGCCGGCTCATGAGCCACAACGGCGAGATCAACACGCTGCGCGGCAACAAGAACTGGATGTTCGCCCGCCAGGGCGCCATGCGCAGCGAGGTCTTCGGCGACGAGCTGGCGAAGCTCTTCCCGGTGGTCGAGCCCGACTGCAGCGACTCGGGAACCTTCGACAACGTGCTGGAGTTCCTGGTGCAGAGCGGCCGCAGCCTGCCCGAGGCCGTGATGATGATGGTCCCCGAGGCGTGGCAGAACCACGAGACGATGTACGTGGGCAAGCGGGCCTTCTACGAGTACCACTCCGCGCTGATGGAGCCGTGGGACGGGCCCGCCTCGATCGTGTTCACGGACGGGCGGAAGATCGGCGCCGTGCTGGACCGCAACGGGCTGCGCCCGTCGCGTTACTACCTCACCACCGACGACCGCGTGATCATGGCCAGCGAGGTGGGGGTGGTGGACGTCCCCCCCGAGCAGATCAAGGCCAAGGGCCGGCTCCAGCCGGGGCGGATGTTCCTGGTCGACTTCGAGCGGGGCGAGCTGATCGCCGACGACGTGCTCAAGTCGGACTTCGCCTCGCGCCGCCCCTACGGCGAGTGGCTCAAGGAGCAACGCATCGAGCTAGAAGACCTGCACCCGGAGGACGCCCCGCACCGGTTCGACGCGGACACGCTGCTCGAGCGGATGCAGTCGTTCGGCTACACCGCCGAGACGATGGCGTTCATGCTGCTGCCGCTCATCAAGGCGGAGAAGGACCCCATCGGCTCGATGGGCAACGATAGCTGCTTGGCCGTGCTGAGCGACAAGCCGCGGATGCTGTACGACTACTTCAAGCAGTTGTTCGCCCAGGTCACCAACCCGCCGGTCGACTCGATCCGCGAAGAAGTGATCATGAGCCTGGAGTGCTTCGTCGGCCCCGAGCAGAACCTGCTGGAGACCACGGCCGAGCACGCGCACCGGATGAGGCTCCCCCACCCGATCCTCACCAACGAGCAGCTCGACCGCATCAAGACGATGGACCACCGCGGCTGGCGGTCGCGGACGATCGACATCACCTGGCCGCGCTCCGAGGGCAAGAACGGCATGATCTGGGCGCTGGAACGGGTCTGCTCCGAGGCCGAGACGGCCATCGAAGAGGGCTACTCCATGGTGGTGCTCTCCGACCGCGACACCGCCCCCGACCGCGTGCCGCTGAGCGCGCTGCTGGCGACCGGCGCCGTGCACCACCACCTGGTGCGCGGCAGCAAGCGGACCCGACTGGGGATCATCGTCGAGACGGGCGAGGCCCGCGAGGTGCACCACCACTGCCTGCTGGTGGGCTACGGCGCCGACGCCATCAACCCCTACCTGGCGTTCGAGTCCCTGTGGCAGGCCCGCCGCGACGGCCTGCTGGAGGGCGGCGAGCCCGCGGTGGCGGCCGACGAGTCGGGCGAGGGGATGAGCCGGGTCCCCGTGGCCGGCGGCGGCGACGGGCAGGTAGAAGACCCCGAGAAGCTGGCCGACCTGGCGCTGGTGGCCAAGTACCGCAAGGGGGTCGGCAAGGGGATGCTCAAGGTGATGGCCAAGATGGGCATCAGCACGCTGCAGAGCTACAAGGGGGCGCAGATCTTCGAGGCGCTGGGCCTGCGCGACGAGGTGATCGACCGCTGCTTCGCCGGCACCGCCAGCCGGGTGCAGGGGGTTGGTTTCGACGTGCTGGCCGAGGAGGCGCTGCGGCGCCACGCGCTGGGCTACCCGGCCGAGCGGGGGCGGCGTTTCAAGTCGCTGCCCAACCCGGGCGAGTTCCACTGGCGCGCCGAAGGGGAACGCCACATGTGGTCCCCCGAGGCGATCGCCAACATCCAGGTCGCCGCGCGCACCGACAGCCGCGAGGCGTACGACCGGTTCAGCCGCACCATCAACTCCGACTCGAAGACACGCTGCCAGTTGCGTGGGCTGCTGGAGTTCAAGCCGGAGGCCAGGAAGCCGATCCCGATCGAAGAGGTCGAGCCCGCCAGCGAGATCGTCAAGCGGTTCTGCACCGGGGCGATGTCGCTGGGCTCCATCTCGGCCGAAGCGCACGAGTCGCTCGCGATCGCGATGAACCGCGTCGGCGGCAAGAGCAACACGGGCGAGGGGGGCGAAGACCCGGCGCGTTGGACCCCCGAGCCGAACGGCGACTCGCGTCGCTCGGCGATCAAGCAGGTCGCTTCCGGGCGGTTCGGCGTGACCATCAGCTACCTGTCGAGCGCAGACGAGCTGCAGATCAAGATCGCCCAGGGCGCCAAGCCGGGCGAGGGGGGCGAGCTCCCCGGCCGCAAGGTAGACGCGTACATCGCCGGCATCCGCTACAGCACGCCGGGCGTGGGGCTGATCAGCCCGCCGCCGCACCATGACATCTACAGCATCGAGGACCTCAAGCAACTAATCCACGACCTCAAGAACGCCAACCGCGCCGCGCGGGTGAGCGTGAAGCTGGTCAGCGAGGTCGGCGTCGGCACGATCGCCGCGGGCGTGACCAAGGGGTTCGCGGACCACATCGTCATCGCCGGCGACGGCGGCGGCACCGGCGCCTCGCCCCTGACCAGCATCAAGCACGCCGGGCTGCCGTGGGAGCTGGGCATCGCCGAGGCGCACCAGACGCTGGTGATGAACGACCTGCGGAGCCGCGTGGTGCTGCAGACCGACGGCGGCCTGAAGACGGGCCGCGACGTGGTGATCGCGGCCATGCTGGGCGCCGAGGAGTTCGGCTTCGCCACCGCGCCGCTGATCACCCTCGGCTGCATCATGATGCGCAAGTGCCACCTGAACACCTGCCCGGTCGGCATCGCCACGCAGGACCCCGAGCTGCGCAAGAAGTTCGCGGGCAAGCCGGAGCACGTGACCAACTACCTGTTCATGGTGGCCGAGGAGGCGCGCACCATCATGGCGGAGCTGGGCTTCCGCAAGCTGACCGACATGGTGGGCCGTGTCGACGTGCTCGACGCGTCGGCCGCGATCCGCCACTGGAAGTCGGACGGGCTCGACCTGACGGGCCTGCTCACCGCGGCCAGCACCAAGTACGCCGAGTCCAGCAGCTACTGCACGCAGGGGCAGGACCACGCCCTCGAGCAGTCGCTCGACCTGACCGTGCTGCTCGACCTGGCCAAGCCCGCGATCGAGGACGCCAAGAAGGTCCGCGAGCAGGTGAAGATCGTCAACACCAACCGCACGGTCGGCACGATCGTCTCGAACGAGATCGCCAAGAAGTGGGGCGAGCAGGGGCTGCCCGACGGCACGCTGCACTTCAAGTTCGACGGCCACGCCGGGCAGAGCTTCGGCGCCTTCTTGGCGCACGGGGTGACCCTGGAGCTGGAGGGAGACTCCAACGACTACGTCGGCAAGGGCCTGTCCGGCGGCCGGGTGATCGTCTATCCGCCGAAGGCTTCGACCTTTAAGGCAGAAGACCAGATCCTGGTGGGCAACGTCTGCCTGTACGGCGCCACGCGCGGCGAGGCCTACTTCCGCGGCCGCGCGGCCGAACGGTTCTGCGTGCGTAACTCGGGCGCCCACGCGGTGGTTGAGGGAGTGGGCGACCACGGCCTGGAGTACATGACCGGCGGCCGCGCGGTGATCCTAGGCCCCACCGGTCGGAACCTGGCCGCCGGCATGAGCGGCGGCATTGCCTACGTGTGGGACCCCAAGGGTCAGTTGCTGGTCAACTGCAACCTCGGCATGGTGCTGCTAGAGAAAGTAGAAGACCCGCAAGACGCCGCCGAACTACGGGGCATGGTCGAGCGGCACGCCAACTACACCGACTCCCCGGTCGCCAAGAGCCTGCTGCAGCGGTGGGAAGAAGCCCTCGGCGAGTTCCAGAAGGTGATGCCGGTGGATTACAAACGCGTGCTGGAAGAACAACGGGCCCAGGAGATGGCGAAGGTCTAA
- a CDS encoding GxxExxY protein has product MEVNEITASIVDAAIAIHREVGPGLLESVYEIVLADELRRRGLDVQSQIGVPIVFRGRQFDQGYRLDLLVNDIVIVEIKSVEEINNVHKKQLLTYLRLTRKPVGLLLNFNVELMKQGIIRIVNNHQE; this is encoded by the coding sequence GTGGAGGTTAATGAGATTACTGCGTCGATTGTGGATGCGGCGATTGCGATTCATCGGGAGGTTGGACCGGGGTTGTTAGAGTCGGTCTACGAGATTGTCTTGGCAGATGAGTTAAGGAGACGCGGCCTTGATGTCCAGAGTCAGATTGGGGTGCCGATCGTGTTTCGTGGACGACAATTTGACCAAGGATACCGCCTCGATCTACTTGTCAACGACATCGTGATTGTCGAGATCAAGTCCGTCGAAGAGATCAACAACGTCCACAAAAAGCAACTGCTCACGTACCTCCGCCTCACCCGCAAACCGGTCGGCCTGCTCCTCAATTTCAACGTCGAGTTGATGAAACAAGGCATCATTCGGATCGTTAATAACCACCAAGAATAG